Proteins encoded in a region of the Bacteroidales bacterium genome:
- a CDS encoding tetratricopeptide repeat protein: MKKLVLLSQVGLLTLLFLGLPLLLSAQDEQEPEQKKEKKTSTFDPYWFININGGLMLYHGDIASPDDKGAVFPNTEDWRLGYGLGIGRQFGSVFGLRLHYQGGKLAGTKADDDLVRFTQIPYNWTFETKSFHNPRLTGALNLSNLIGGYNPDRFIDFNLLAGIGLVFSKGELHHTETDMEINPTTVADEVYYDQVKDDLLYSESRTTYSIPVGVGIDFRLSEKLDLNLESTFNFTGSDEIDNFSDDAMPVYKDMFSYTSLGLTYKFVSGGNLKKMEENYGLVKYEVIPDPLVNTCTDIPVTIKGTFPPEYFNKKAVMQFAPVLKWDGGSYQMDPIYFQGENVVGDGKVIPYAEGGTFTYNTTIPYRDGMEGSELVVDPMAYLVKTAYEPATREVIMTDYKYVVLPERKIADGTIMPKTIVHDEQLLYADKDTYQKLGLDPSEFYEGQTYTSKKATIWFIVDRWDLNWNMALNKNAAAKAQLKEFRDFLATGPRIRDIDIDAWASPEGEEGHNEDLSQNRAKTGHNYLIDFYKKLAKDKKSLVKLDPTKDLKFNIRAHGEDWDGFVKAVEASNLQDKNVILNVVKSQPNVARREQEIKNMSLIYKEIEEDILPPLRRTEMKAWVYDPMRPDAEILNLALTDPGKLTQKELLYAATLTDDLGEKEKILKSYIDLYPNDCKGYINLAWVYMKQDKLDDAKKLLEKAEELCPNNPVMLNNFGAYYSKIGDYAKAEAYFTKAKQYGAPVGYNMGIIQAAQCKWDMALSSFAGSKCTYNIALVKFQKGDYKGAESELNCAEPSTKVDYLKAIIGARTDNAQMVIENLTKATKDSDKCKKMAVADREFIKFWDDPNFQALIK, encoded by the coding sequence ATGAAAAAATTAGTACTCTTGTCACAAGTAGGGTTGTTGACCCTATTGTTTTTAGGTCTTCCTCTCCTTCTCTCTGCCCAGGATGAGCAGGAACCAGAGCAGAAGAAGGAAAAGAAAACCTCAACCTTTGACCCTTACTGGTTTATAAATATCAACGGTGGATTGATGCTTTATCACGGTGACATCGCATCTCCTGATGATAAAGGTGCTGTTTTCCCGAATACGGAAGACTGGCGACTGGGTTATGGCCTGGGAATAGGACGCCAGTTTGGGTCCGTGTTTGGGTTACGCCTGCATTACCAGGGTGGAAAGCTGGCCGGTACCAAAGCAGATGATGACTTGGTAAGGTTCACGCAAATTCCGTACAACTGGACTTTTGAAACAAAAAGTTTCCACAATCCCAGGTTGACCGGTGCACTCAATTTATCCAACCTCATCGGTGGTTACAATCCCGACCGTTTCATTGACTTTAACCTCCTTGCCGGCATTGGGCTTGTATTTAGCAAGGGTGAACTGCACCACACGGAAACGGATATGGAGATCAATCCGACGACGGTGGCCGATGAAGTATACTATGACCAGGTAAAAGATGACCTGCTGTATTCAGAAAGCAGAACGACCTATTCGATCCCTGTGGGAGTGGGCATTGACTTCCGGCTGAGCGAAAAACTGGACCTCAACCTGGAAAGCACCTTCAACTTTACGGGATCCGATGAGATCGACAACTTCTCAGACGATGCCATGCCCGTTTACAAGGATATGTTCAGCTACACCTCCTTGGGGTTAACCTATAAATTCGTATCCGGCGGCAACCTGAAAAAGATGGAGGAGAACTATGGCCTGGTTAAATATGAAGTGATCCCCGATCCGCTGGTAAACACCTGTACGGACATACCTGTGACGATCAAGGGAACTTTCCCGCCAGAGTACTTCAACAAGAAAGCGGTCATGCAGTTCGCACCGGTCCTGAAATGGGACGGTGGTTCGTACCAGATGGACCCGATCTATTTCCAGGGAGAAAACGTTGTGGGTGACGGAAAAGTCATTCCCTATGCAGAAGGTGGAACGTTTACCTATAACACCACCATACCTTACAGGGATGGCATGGAAGGATCCGAACTGGTTGTGGATCCCATGGCCTATCTCGTAAAGACTGCCTATGAACCGGCAACCCGTGAGGTGATCATGACGGACTATAAATATGTCGTACTCCCGGAAAGAAAGATCGCTGACGGTACGATCATGCCCAAAACGATCGTTCACGACGAACAATTGCTCTATGCCGATAAGGATACCTATCAGAAACTTGGCCTGGATCCCAGCGAATTTTATGAAGGACAAACCTATACCAGCAAGAAAGCCACCATCTGGTTCATCGTCGACCGCTGGGATCTGAACTGGAACATGGCCTTGAATAAGAATGCAGCTGCCAAAGCACAGCTAAAGGAATTCAGGGATTTCCTCGCAACAGGTCCCAGGATCCGTGATATTGACATCGACGCGTGGGCATCCCCGGAAGGTGAAGAAGGACATAATGAAGACCTGTCGCAGAACCGCGCCAAAACCGGTCACAACTACCTGATCGATTTCTACAAAAAACTGGCAAAGGACAAAAAATCCCTGGTCAAACTGGATCCCACCAAGGACCTCAAGTTCAACATCCGCGCTCACGGTGAAGACTGGGACGGTTTCGTCAAGGCAGTGGAAGCTTCCAACCTGCAAGACAAGAATGTTATCCTGAACGTGGTGAAATCGCAGCCGAACGTGGCCAGACGTGAACAGGAGATCAAGAACATGTCGCTGATCTACAAAGAGATCGAGGAAGACATCCTGCCCCCGCTCCGCAGAACCGAGATGAAAGCCTGGGTTTACGACCCGATGAGACCGGATGCGGAAATCCTGAACCTTGCTCTTACTGACCCGGGCAAGCTCACGCAGAAAGAACTTCTGTATGCAGCTACCCTGACCGATGATCTGGGCGAAAAGGAAAAGATCCTGAAGAGCTATATTGACCTGTATCCGAACGACTGCAAGGGATACATCAACCTCGCCTGGGTTTACATGAAACAGGATAAACTTGACGACGCAAAGAAGCTGCTGGAAAAAGCGGAAGAATTATGCCCCAACAATCCGGTGATGCTGAACAATTTCGGTGCTTATTATTCAAAGATCGGTGATTACGCCAAGGCAGAAGCCTACTTCACCAAAGCCAAACAGTATGGCGCACCGGTAGGGTACAACATGGGAATCATTCAGGCAGCTCAGTGTAAATGGGATATGGCCCTCAGCTCGTTTGCCGGCTCAAAGTGCACCTATAACATTGCACTGGTGAAATTCCAGAAGGGTGATTACAAGGGAGCCGAATCGGAACTGAACTGCGCAGAACCCAGTACGAAGGTTGATTATTTGAAGGCGATCATCGGTGCCCGCACCGACAATGCGCAGATGGTCATCGAAAACCTGACCAAAGCGACCAAGGACAGTGACAAATGCAAAAAGATGGCTGTTGCAGACCGTGAGTTTATCAAGTTCTGGGATGATCCAAACTTCCAGGCACTGATAAAATAA
- the mutS gene encoding DNA mismatch repair protein MutS: MASPTDNTDLTPLMRQYNAIKAKYPDALLLFRVGDFYETFGEDAILTSKILDIVLTRRANGAATYIELAGFPYHALDTYLPKLVKAGQRVAICDQLEDPKLAKKIVKRGVTELVTPGVSYNDKVLETRENNFLAGLHLGEKITGVAFLDVSTGEFYLSQGSIEYIDKLIQTFKPSEVLLQKNMQTQFRTLFGEKFYINTFDDWVFTIDFTSDLLQKHFGTTSLKGFGVEELTQGIIAAGAVLHYLAETQHDRVQHICKISRLEEDRYVWLDKFTVRNLELVSTPNEHAATLLQVIDHTISPMGSRLLKKWILLPLKERNPIVERHQVVDHLLKRPDLAELFSQQIRLMGDLERLISKVAVGRITPREILQVKRALEAIDPVRQACLRSELPFLQRLGEQLNACPLITQKIGREIKPDPPALVSKGNVMREGISPELDELRNLMHRGKDYLVQIQQREIARTGISSLKIGYNNVFGYYLEVTNTHKDKVPADWMRKQTLVNSERYITEELKEYEEKILGAEEKSLALELQLFEALVASLSEYIEPVQLNAKLIARLDCLLTFSVIARKYHYVMPEMDDSYQIDIRGGRHPVIEQQLPPGEKYIPNDVVLDPETQQVIILTGPNMSGKSALLRQTALIVLMAQMGSFVPADAVRIGVVDKIFTRVGASDNISSGESTFMVEMNETASILNNISNRSLILLDEIGRGTSTYDGISIAWAIAEFLHEHPLFHPKILFATHYHELNEMAARFPRIKNYHISIREINNRIIFLRKLEAGGSEHSFGIHVAKMAGMPGSVLERADEMLKLLEQKAVGGSSGLQVHGSSGSQVGGSSGLQVGGSSGRRVGGSEGYQLSFIQLNDPLLEQIREEILNTDINTLTPVEALMKLNEIKKVLGGKK; encoded by the coding sequence ATGGCATCACCTACCGATAATACCGATTTAACCCCCTTGATGAGGCAATACAACGCCATCAAGGCCAAATACCCGGACGCGTTGCTGCTGTTCCGCGTGGGGGATTTTTATGAAACATTCGGGGAAGATGCGATCCTGACCTCCAAGATCCTGGACATTGTCCTCACCCGCAGGGCCAACGGCGCTGCGACTTACATTGAGCTGGCCGGATTTCCTTACCACGCACTCGATACTTACCTGCCCAAACTGGTGAAGGCCGGTCAGCGGGTGGCCATCTGCGACCAGCTGGAAGATCCCAAACTAGCGAAAAAAATAGTTAAGAGAGGCGTTACTGAACTAGTTACACCGGGGGTATCCTATAATGACAAAGTACTGGAAACCAGGGAGAACAACTTCCTGGCAGGCCTTCACCTGGGTGAGAAGATCACCGGTGTGGCCTTCCTGGATGTTTCCACCGGGGAGTTCTACCTGTCGCAGGGATCCATTGAGTACATTGACAAACTGATCCAGACCTTCAAACCAAGCGAGGTACTGCTTCAGAAGAACATGCAGACCCAGTTCAGGACCCTTTTCGGCGAAAAATTCTACATTAACACGTTCGATGACTGGGTATTCACCATTGATTTTACCAGTGACCTGTTGCAGAAGCATTTTGGCACCACTTCCCTCAAAGGTTTCGGCGTGGAGGAGCTCACCCAGGGGATCATTGCCGCGGGTGCAGTGCTCCATTACCTTGCCGAGACGCAGCACGACCGCGTGCAGCACATCTGCAAGATCTCGCGTCTGGAAGAGGACCGGTACGTGTGGCTTGACAAGTTCACCGTGCGCAACCTGGAGCTGGTGAGCACCCCCAACGAGCACGCCGCCACCCTGCTGCAGGTGATTGACCACACCATCTCACCGATGGGTTCCCGGCTGCTGAAGAAATGGATCCTGTTGCCCTTGAAGGAAAGGAATCCCATTGTTGAGCGGCACCAGGTCGTGGATCACCTGCTGAAGCGCCCGGACCTTGCCGAGCTGTTCAGTCAGCAGATCCGGCTGATGGGCGACCTGGAGCGGCTGATCTCCAAGGTGGCCGTGGGGCGCATCACCCCCCGGGAGATCCTGCAGGTGAAGCGTGCGCTGGAAGCCATTGACCCGGTCAGACAGGCCTGCCTGAGATCCGAACTGCCTTTTCTACAGCGGCTGGGCGAGCAGCTGAACGCGTGCCCCCTGATCACGCAAAAGATAGGCCGGGAGATCAAACCCGACCCGCCCGCGCTGGTCAGCAAAGGGAACGTGATGCGCGAAGGGATCTCTCCTGAGCTGGATGAGCTCCGGAACCTGATGCACCGTGGGAAGGACTACCTGGTGCAGATCCAGCAGCGGGAGATCGCCCGGACCGGCATCTCATCGCTGAAAATAGGATATAATAATGTATTCGGTTATTACCTTGAGGTGACCAACACGCATAAGGACAAGGTCCCGGCTGACTGGATGCGGAAACAAACGCTGGTCAATTCCGAGCGTTACATTACGGAAGAGCTGAAGGAGTACGAAGAGAAGATCCTGGGCGCGGAGGAGAAAAGCCTTGCGCTGGAGCTGCAGCTGTTCGAGGCGCTGGTGGCCAGCCTGTCCGAATACATTGAGCCGGTGCAGCTCAATGCCAAGCTCATTGCACGTCTCGACTGTCTGCTGACCTTCTCGGTGATTGCCCGCAAGTACCATTATGTGATGCCCGAGATGGACGACAGCTATCAGATTGACATCCGTGGCGGACGCCATCCTGTCATCGAGCAGCAGCTTCCGCCGGGGGAGAAGTACATCCCCAACGATGTCGTGCTCGATCCCGAAACCCAGCAGGTCATCATCCTGACCGGTCCCAACATGTCGGGCAAGTCGGCCCTGTTGCGCCAGACGGCACTGATCGTGCTCATGGCGCAGATGGGGTCGTTCGTGCCGGCCGATGCGGTGCGGATCGGCGTTGTGGACAAGATCTTTACGCGGGTGGGGGCCTCCGACAACATCTCCTCGGGCGAGTCGACGTTCATGGTGGAGATGAACGAGACGGCGAGCATCCTGAACAACATCTCCAACCGCAGCCTGATCCTGTTGGATGAGATCGGCCGCGGCACGAGCACCTACGATGGCATTTCCATTGCGTGGGCCATTGCCGAGTTTTTGCACGAGCATCCGTTGTTTCATCCCAAGATCCTCTTTGCCACGCATTACCACGAGCTGAACGAGATGGCGGCGAGGTTTCCGCGCATCAAAAATTATCATATTTCGATCAGGGAGATCAACAACAGGATCATTTTCCTGAGGAAGCTGGAGGCCGGGGGCAGCGAGCACAGTTTCGGTATTCACGTGGCGAAGATGGCGGGGATGCCGGGTTCTGTTCTGGAAAGAGCTGACGAGATGTTGAAATTACTGGAGCAGAAGGCGGTCGGCGGGTCTTCGGGTCTTCAGGTTCACGGGTCTTCGGGTTCGCAGGTCGGCGGATCTTCAGGTCTACAGGTCGGCGGGTCTTCAGGTCGGCGGGTAGGTGGGTCGGAAGGGTATCAGCTGAGTTTTATACAGTTGAATGATCCGTTGCTGGAGCAGATACGGGAAGAGATTTTGAATACCGACATCAACACCCTGACGCCTGTGGAAGCGTTGATGAAGCTGAATGAGATAAAGAAGGTGCTGGGCGGGAAAAAGTAG
- a CDS encoding RNA methyltransferase, which translates to MRKTKNEELNRLSIGEYKKASKLPVVIVLDNVRSTHNVGSVFRTADAFRIGKIILCGITATPPHKDIYKTALGATESVDWSYAESTVEAVRELKKDGYLVYAVEQADESISLRDFMPDPAARLALIFGHEVTGVQEPVIPLVDGCIEIPQSGTKHSLNISVSAGIVLWDICGKLTGAPDRTAHSKKRTTFASRKNDNPLCDS; encoded by the coding sequence GTGCGTAAAACAAAGAATGAAGAGCTGAACCGTTTATCAATCGGAGAGTATAAAAAAGCATCAAAGCTTCCGGTCGTCATCGTGCTCGACAATGTGCGGAGCACGCACAACGTCGGTTCCGTTTTTCGTACGGCTGATGCCTTCCGTATCGGGAAGATCATCTTATGCGGGATCACCGCCACGCCACCCCATAAGGATATTTACAAAACCGCCCTGGGCGCTACGGAGAGCGTCGACTGGAGTTACGCGGAGAGTACGGTAGAGGCCGTCAGGGAGCTGAAAAAGGATGGATACCTGGTCTATGCGGTGGAGCAGGCGGATGAGAGCATCTCCCTGAGAGATTTCATGCCGGATCCTGCAGCCAGGCTGGCACTGATCTTCGGACACGAGGTCACCGGGGTGCAGGAGCCGGTCATCCCGCTGGTGGACGGGTGCATCGAGATCCCTCAGAGCGGTACGAAACACTCCCTGAACATCTCCGTGAGCGCCGGCATTGTGCTGTGGGACATCTGTGGGAAACTGACAGGAGCGCCGGACAGGACAGCCCATTCAAAAAAACGAACTACCTTCGCGTCGCGAAAAAACGACAATCCTCTATGCGATTCATAA
- the folK gene encoding 2-amino-4-hydroxy-6-hydroxymethyldihydropteridine diphosphokinase: MAIVYLLLGGNLGDREKMLESTVGLLTKSSGQLLASSSVYETQPWGNEAQPLFLNQVICLETHLTPEGLLDETQAIESRMGRTRDGQPNQPRVMDIDILFYDRLVLQSRRLTIPHPRLHRRAFTLVPLMEIAPELIHPVLNRPIRELCLNHGDPLDVRIYRSSTQQEA, encoded by the coding sequence ATGGCAATAGTCTATCTTCTGCTGGGGGGAAACCTGGGTGACCGGGAAAAGATGCTGGAATCCACTGTCGGACTTCTTACGAAATCGTCCGGACAACTTCTGGCTTCCTCATCGGTCTATGAGACCCAGCCTTGGGGGAACGAGGCGCAACCTTTATTCCTGAACCAGGTCATTTGCCTGGAGACCCATCTGACGCCTGAAGGATTGCTGGATGAGACCCAGGCCATCGAATCACGGATGGGGAGGACAAGGGATGGCCAACCCAATCAGCCAAGGGTAATGGACATTGATATCCTGTTCTATGATCGCCTGGTACTTCAATCCAGGCGGCTGACCATTCCCCATCCACGGTTGCACCGTCGTGCCTTTACCCTGGTGCCGCTGATGGAAATCGCGCCGGAGCTGATCCATCCGGTATTGAACAGGCCGATCAGGGAATTGTGCCTGAACCACGGCGATCCTCTGGATGTCAGGATTTACCGTTCCAGTACTCAACAGGAAGCATGA
- a CDS encoding PCMD domain-containing protein, translated as MMQNPVRKIPLILACLAIQGWAGAQQQIENGSFEIWEDAGTVAEEPVDWSSIKTSDNDITNSAAPLVWDRSTDAHSGNYSVKLYNVASFGVVATGTLTNGRVHAEFNPDSAYVYTQTDDARWHAAFTDRPDSLVGWYKYFPSGNDRGGIRAILHSNKGGALPEHGTHGNWVADANFIMPEGTADSWTRFSVPFDYLSGDTPGYLLVVIKAGFGTDAIAESYGLFDDLQLIYSNSGGTGDIAEEKINFELIGNKVLFREAAPDVLKNTTFRILDLRGRILFEVHSPETELTLPLRLPAGIYVGCILYDNGMRSKKIFLD; from the coding sequence ATGATGCAGAACCCTGTCAGGAAAATCCCGCTGATCCTTGCTTGCCTGGCCATTCAGGGTTGGGCAGGTGCACAGCAACAGATCGAAAACGGAAGTTTTGAAATCTGGGAAGATGCGGGTACCGTCGCAGAGGAACCGGTTGACTGGAGTTCCATAAAGACATCGGACAACGATATTACCAATTCCGCTGCCCCGCTGGTGTGGGACCGCTCGACCGATGCGCATTCAGGCAATTATTCCGTGAAACTGTACAATGTGGCCTCCTTTGGCGTTGTCGCCACCGGCACGCTGACCAATGGTCGGGTGCACGCCGAATTCAACCCCGACAGTGCGTACGTGTATACACAAACGGACGATGCCCGCTGGCATGCCGCGTTCACCGACAGGCCTGACAGCCTGGTGGGATGGTACAAGTACTTCCCATCGGGCAACGACCGGGGCGGGATCAGGGCCATCCTGCACAGCAACAAGGGGGGAGCCTTGCCCGAACACGGAACCCACGGTAACTGGGTGGCCGATGCAAACTTCATCATGCCCGAAGGAACCGCTGATTCCTGGACCCGATTTTCAGTACCCTTCGACTACCTTTCCGGCGACACGCCCGGGTACCTGCTCGTTGTGATCAAGGCAGGGTTTGGGACCGATGCCATCGCAGAGAGTTACGGACTTTTCGACGATCTGCAGCTGATCTACAGCAATTCGGGCGGCACCGGCGATATCGCGGAGGAAAAAATCAACTTTGAACTCATCGGGAATAAGGTTCTTTTCAGGGAAGCGGCCCCTGATGTACTCAAAAATACCACCTTCCGGATCCTGGACCTGAGGGGCAGGATCCTTTTCGAGGTGCATTCCCCGGAGACAGAACTCACCCTTCCGTTGCGGCTGCCTGCGGGGATCTATGTCGGATGCATTCTGTATGACAACGGCATGCGGTCGAAGAAAATTTTTCTCGACTAA
- a CDS encoding deoxynucleoside kinase, whose product MMRYNHISIEGNIGAGKTSLALRLAAQFNARLILEQFEDNPFLPKFYQDPDKYAFPLELSFLASRFQQLKDQLPQQELFTSMTISDYFIYKSLIFARRTIRDDELMLFKRLFDLMASFLPKPDLLVYLHVDVDKLMNNIQLRGREYEQEIRDSYLRGIQENYFEFFRQYTGQRILIIDTNYIDFVALREDYDRLVEVISQDYPREITRIVL is encoded by the coding sequence ATGATGCGCTACAATCATATCTCCATTGAAGGAAACATCGGTGCCGGGAAGACCTCCCTTGCACTGCGGCTGGCAGCCCAATTCAACGCACGCCTGATCCTGGAGCAGTTCGAGGATAATCCTTTTCTGCCGAAATTTTACCAGGATCCCGACAAGTATGCATTTCCGCTGGAACTATCCTTCCTGGCTTCCCGGTTCCAGCAACTCAAGGATCAGCTGCCACAGCAGGAACTTTTTACCTCAATGACCATTTCGGATTATTTTATTTATAAGTCCCTCATCTTCGCCCGGCGTACCATACGTGATGACGAACTGATGCTGTTCAAGCGGCTTTTTGACCTGATGGCCTCCTTCCTTCCCAAACCGGATCTGCTGGTCTACCTGCACGTGGATGTCGATAAACTGATGAACAACATTCAACTGCGGGGAAGGGAGTATGAACAGGAGATCAGGGATAGTTACCTTAGGGGCATTCAGGAAAACTATTTTGAGTTTTTCAGGCAATACACCGGACAGCGCATTCTGATCATCGATACCAATTACATTGATTTTGTGGCACTGCGGGAAGATTACGACCGGCTTGTGGAAGTCATTTCACAGGATTATCCCAGGGAGATCACCAGGATCGTTTTATAA
- the sppA gene encoding signal peptide peptidase SppA, translating into MKDFLKFMLASMVGYLLISIILFFLFMVLLFSVASLGEKETVVVPSNAVLQMTLDKKIMDRGSKNPSLTSFTSFSMEKTPGLDDLLACLKKAREDDRIKGIYLDLTNLNAGAAILDELRTGLTDFRESGKFIYSYADSYSQGSYYLATAGDRIYMHPKGMMLFKGLYAEVTFYKNTLEKMDVEAQLIRPMNNRFKSAMEPFIQDRMSDANREQTGRFITTMWDHMVGQISASRNIPVAELNRIATELEATKKPDFAVRAKLIDGLLYKDEFMAEIRNTLGIKEEKKIPSITLKKYMDYVPQKKQKEYHKNKIAVIYALGSISGGEGDDYAIGSERLSKTIREARLDTNVRAIVLRVNSPGGDALASDVILRELMLAKLRKPVVASYGDVAASGGYWISCMADKIVAHENTITGSIGVFGFIPNMEGLLTNKLGLTFDQVETNANAEFMALNRPMTAKEKEVLQYEVDDIYATFLAYVAEARKIPVEKVDSIAQGRVWSGVDAKRIGLIDEFGGLDDAIKLASELAGIPDYKVVSLPKQKDPLQQIMDELMGKDPETRIQKEIGDFYPYYRIWKEISTMKGVQARMPYELQIH; encoded by the coding sequence ATGAAAGATTTCCTGAAATTCATGCTTGCCTCGATGGTTGGTTATCTCCTGATATCCATCATCCTGTTCTTTCTCTTCATGGTCCTTCTTTTCTCGGTGGCTTCCCTGGGAGAGAAGGAAACCGTTGTGGTTCCCAGCAATGCTGTGCTCCAAATGACACTTGATAAAAAGATCATGGACAGGGGCTCCAAAAATCCTTCCCTGACCAGCTTCACCAGTTTTTCGATGGAGAAGACCCCGGGACTGGATGATCTCCTGGCGTGTCTGAAGAAAGCCAGGGAAGATGATCGCATCAAAGGGATCTATCTCGATCTGACAAACCTGAATGCGGGGGCCGCCATCCTTGATGAGTTGCGCACCGGCCTTACCGATTTCAGGGAATCCGGTAAATTCATCTACAGTTATGCGGATTCCTACAGCCAGGGATCCTATTACCTGGCCACGGCGGGCGACAGGATCTACATGCATCCCAAGGGGATGATGCTCTTTAAGGGACTATATGCAGAGGTGACGTTCTATAAGAACACGCTGGAGAAAATGGATGTTGAAGCTCAGCTGATCAGGCCCATGAACAACCGGTTCAAAAGCGCGATGGAACCTTTCATCCAGGACCGCATGAGCGACGCCAACCGGGAGCAGACCGGCCGTTTCATCACGACCATGTGGGATCACATGGTTGGACAAATATCCGCTTCCCGCAACATACCTGTTGCTGAACTCAACCGCATCGCCACTGAACTGGAGGCCACAAAAAAACCGGACTTTGCTGTCAGGGCGAAGCTGATTGACGGATTATTATACAAGGACGAGTTCATGGCTGAGATCCGAAACACGCTGGGGATCAAGGAAGAAAAGAAGATTCCTTCCATCACGCTGAAGAAGTATATGGACTATGTGCCCCAGAAGAAGCAAAAAGAATATCATAAGAACAAGATCGCTGTCATTTATGCGCTGGGCAGCATCAGTGGCGGAGAGGGAGATGATTACGCAATCGGGTCGGAACGTTTGTCCAAAACGATCCGTGAAGCCAGGCTGGATACCAATGTCAGGGCGATTGTACTGCGGGTGAACTCACCGGGCGGGGATGCGCTGGCATCCGATGTCATCCTGAGGGAACTGATGCTGGCAAAGCTCAGGAAACCGGTGGTGGCCTCCTACGGCGACGTTGCCGCTTCGGGAGGATACTGGATTTCCTGCATGGCTGATAAAATCGTCGCACACGAGAACACGATCACCGGTTCGATCGGCGTATTTGGCTTCATTCCCAACATGGAAGGCCTGCTGACCAACAAGCTCGGATTGACGTTCGACCAGGTGGAAACCAACGCCAATGCTGAATTCATGGCGCTGAACCGTCCAATGACCGCAAAAGAGAAAGAGGTGCTGCAATATGAGGTTGACGACATCTATGCCACTTTTCTGGCCTATGTGGCCGAAGCGCGTAAGATCCCCGTCGAAAAAGTGGATAGCATTGCACAGGGTCGTGTCTGGAGCGGCGTTGATGCAAAACGCATTGGCCTGATCGATGAATTCGGGGGACTGGACGACGCCATCAAACTGGCTTCTGAACTGGCAGGAATCCCTGACTATAAGGTGGTTTCCCTGCCAAAACAAAAAGATCCCCTGCAGCAGATCATGGACGAATTGATGGGGAAAGATCCGGAGACACGCATCCAAAAGGAGATCGGGGATTTCTATCCCTACTACCGGATCTGGAAAGAGATCTCCACGATGAAAGGCGTCCAGGCACGGATGCCGTATGAGCTTCAAATCCATTAG